In Mastigocladopsis repens PCC 10914, a single window of DNA contains:
- a CDS encoding toll/interleukin-1 receptor domain-containing protein, with the protein MEDRATLEQILSTARMVLGILEQQAAGYTNLTIPAHLKVELEEKRQEVTSLEARLSQLQGRPATLPDNLPRYDVNLQPQKANREFNRQVTQLQPELERKRNEPTTHRLPESKQKEVFISYTHRDEHSKLFVEQLEKAFQAKGIKIIRDKNAIGYKERFQEFMQRLSCGKSVIVVISDQYLKSENCMYELVEIAKNGKLYNRIFPIVLADAQIYKPIERIKYIKYWEEKIKELDQAMKEVSGANLHGFREEIDLYTEIRNMFARLTNLLKDMNTLTQDIHIQSEFEALLKAIEDSLDE; encoded by the coding sequence ATGGAAGACCGCGCAACTCTAGAACAAATACTTTCTACTGCTCGTATGGTGCTTGGGATACTGGAACAGCAAGCTGCAGGCTATACCAACTTGACTATTCCGGCTCACCTGAAGGTGGAATTAGAAGAGAAGCGCCAGGAAGTCACTAGCCTGGAGGCGCGGTTGAGCCAGTTACAGGGACGTCCGGCAACTTTGCCTGATAATTTACCTCGGTATGATGTTAATTTGCAACCCCAGAAAGCAAATCGGGAATTCAATCGCCAAGTTACGCAATTGCAACCGGAACTGGAGCGAAAAAGAAATGAACCAACAACACATCGGCTACCAGAAAGCAAGCAAAAGGAAGTTTTTATCTCCTACACCCACCGAGATGAGCACAGCAAATTATTTGTCGAGCAACTGGAGAAAGCATTTCAGGCGAAAGGCATCAAAATCATTCGAGATAAAAATGCAATCGGCTACAAAGAACGATTCCAAGAATTTATGCAGCGATTGAGTTGTGGCAAATCCGTGATTGTAGTAATCAGCGACCAATATTTGAAGTCCGAAAATTGCATGTATGAACTTGTTGAGATTGCCAAGAATGGAAAACTCTATAATCGAATTTTTCCCATAGTCTTAGCAGATGCCCAAATTTATAAGCCTATTGAAAGAATTAAATATATTAAGTATTGGGAAGAAAAAATTAAAGAGTTAGATCAAGCCATGAAAGAAGTTTCTGGGGCTAATTTGCACGGATTTCGAGAAGAAATTGATCTATATACCGAAATTCGCAATATGTTTGCTAGACTCACAAACCTGTTGAAAGATATGAATACTTTGACGCAAGATATTCATATACAATCAGAATTCGAGGCACTGCTCAAAGCGATTGAAGACAGTTTAGATGAGTAA
- a CDS encoding HAD family hydrolase, with protein MLAAILFDLDGTIANTDPIHYQAWREMLLGYGMDIDEAFYKSRISGRTNPQIIEDLLPQLSPEEGAKFADEKEALFRQQAKNLLKPLDGFSELLAWTDTHQLKRALVTNAPRLNVQFMLEVLGIKEAFDTVVIAEDEIAGKPDPAPYQVALSRLGITAEQAIALEDSPSGVRSAVGAGIRTIGVTSTQDSKVLAAIGAFLTISDFTDLQLWTLLNSSVQEDVACLG; from the coding sequence ATGCTAGCTGCAATTCTGTTTGACCTAGATGGAACGATCGCCAACACTGACCCTATACACTACCAAGCTTGGCGGGAAATGCTGTTAGGCTACGGCATGGACATTGATGAAGCATTTTACAAATCTCGAATTAGCGGGCGGACGAATCCACAAATCATAGAAGACTTACTGCCACAATTATCACCAGAAGAAGGCGCAAAGTTTGCAGACGAAAAAGAAGCGCTTTTCCGCCAACAAGCCAAAAATCTTCTTAAACCACTGGATGGATTTTCTGAACTCCTAGCATGGACAGACACGCACCAACTCAAACGTGCTTTAGTCACCAACGCTCCTAGATTAAATGTCCAATTCATGCTAGAAGTCTTGGGAATAAAAGAAGCATTTGATACAGTTGTCATAGCAGAGGATGAGATAGCAGGTAAACCAGATCCTGCACCTTATCAAGTTGCTCTGAGTAGGTTAGGCATCACGGCAGAACAAGCAATAGCACTAGAAGATTCTCCCTCTGGAGTTCGTTCTGCTGTTGGTGCTGGTATTCGTACTATTGGCGTCACATCCACTCAGGACTCAAAAGTTCTTGCAGCAATAGGGGCATTTCTGACAATTTCAGATTTTACTGATTTGCAGTTGTGGACACTGCTCAACTCGTCGGTACAGGAAGATGTGGCTTGTTTGGGTTAA
- a CDS encoding glucosamine-6-phosphate deaminase: MSTAKNSFRVDALQVQVYNSEVELAQDVAEIAQKHLQHTLEQKDAAALLLATGNSQIQFLDALIALGDVDWSRITCFHLDEYLGISADHSASFRYYLREYVEKRVRPKEFHYIEGDALQPLAQCSRYTKLLQAQPIDLCCLGVGENGHLAFNDPAVADFNDPLTLKLVKLDTVNRQQQVNTGSFPNLESVPQYAFTVTIPMICSAKKIICLASAKRKAKIVKQILEGDITTDCPASILRTQPQATLFLDVDSAALLKSEE; this comes from the coding sequence ATGTCAACCGCCAAAAATTCTTTTCGCGTCGATGCTCTACAAGTACAGGTTTATAACTCTGAAGTCGAACTGGCGCAGGATGTAGCGGAAATTGCACAAAAACATTTACAGCACACGCTTGAGCAAAAAGATGCTGCGGCTTTATTGCTGGCGACAGGCAACTCCCAAATTCAATTTCTTGATGCTTTGATAGCATTGGGTGATGTAGATTGGTCGCGAATTACCTGTTTCCATCTCGATGAATACTTGGGTATTTCCGCTGACCATTCTGCTAGTTTCCGTTACTATTTACGGGAATATGTTGAAAAGCGGGTTCGTCCCAAGGAATTCCACTATATAGAAGGTGATGCGCTCCAACCTTTAGCCCAATGCTCGCGCTACACCAAACTCCTGCAAGCACAACCTATTGATTTGTGTTGTCTTGGTGTTGGTGAAAACGGACACCTAGCTTTTAACGACCCAGCAGTAGCGGATTTTAATGATCCCTTGACACTGAAACTGGTGAAGCTGGATACTGTAAACCGCCAGCAACAAGTCAACACAGGGTCTTTTCCAAATTTGGAAAGTGTGCCGCAATACGCTTTTACTGTCACCATTCCAATGATTTGTTCTGCCAAAAAAATCATTTGTCTTGCATCAGCAAAGCGCAAGGCGAAGATAGTCAAACAGATATTGGAGGGCGATATCACCACAGATTGTCCCGCTTCTATTCTCCGTACACAACCGCAGGCGACGTTGTTTTTGGATGTAGATTCTGCGGCTTTATTAAAGAGTGAAGAGTGA
- a CDS encoding tetratricopeptide repeat protein, whose translation MEDRATLEQMLSTARMVLGVLGQQAAGYTNLTIPAHLKVELEKKRQEVTSLEARLSQLQGVHPATLPDNLPRYTDVFVGRKQEIARCLEALSPDDRGWGVAIDGIGGMGKTALALEVAHRAREQALFDAYLFASAKTTWLSAEGVRQETLTLSSLDSFCREFAKGLGLAEIVNMNDATARRRALLDALRGRRALLIWDNLETLNTEEREMIAEFLRKLPTPNKAIITSRRRTGESALTIRLDRLSEVEAVELMWAKGRLYPRLAQELKATKPEILSALYNAAGGNPLALDWTLGQVAHKGCSISVALERLRNAANSADLYGFLFADAARDLSKNDRTVLSALAVFRTPATTAALADATNLVVNEIQVSVERLVTLSLVNDLDGERFGLHPLTRTYVRAALDGTDTVGVQPLASGIRFDSAAQRKVLRYWVDYAQKYGGDDKDAYQTYDKLEAEWQNLEGVATTLREMAGIPSALKDRQAAQMLIDLENALYQFLWFRGYWDERVRLGEWRYQAGLALSQWSDAGWGAYNVAWIYNSRAETEQAASWAARMAEVMERGGNLRNKATTIQLQGLIAKQRQDYAEAERLYQDALAIYRELGEEKDEAIALNDLGGVAQLQGHYDRAESYYKQALAIAEKLGLKQEEAYISGNLGLLALNRNRPTEARLWYERELDLAQEVGRQELVAHAQEGLARVLEEEGRYAEALPFAQAALEIRERLRDQNLEFSRGLVERLRGKI comes from the coding sequence ATGGAAGACCGCGCAACCCTAGAACAAATGCTTTCTACCGCCCGGATGGTGCTTGGGGTACTGGGACAGCAGGCTGCAGGCTATACCAACTTGACTATTCCGGCTCACCTGAAGGTGGAATTAGAAAAGAAGCGCCAGGAGGTGACTAGCCTGGAGGCGCGGTTGAGCCAGTTACAGGGAGTGCATCCGGCAACTTTGCCTGATAATTTGCCCCGCTATACCGATGTATTTGTGGGAAGAAAACAAGAAATTGCCCGTTGTTTAGAAGCACTGTCACCGGATGATCGCGGTTGGGGTGTGGCAATTGACGGTATTGGTGGTATGGGCAAGACGGCGTTGGCGCTGGAGGTGGCGCACCGTGCCCGTGAGCAAGCCTTATTTGATGCCTACCTGTTTGCTTCTGCCAAAACAACTTGGCTCTCAGCTGAGGGAGTGCGGCAAGAAACCCTCACCCTGTCTTCTCTCGATAGCTTTTGCCGGGAATTTGCCAAAGGGTTAGGGCTGGCAGAGATTGTGAATATGAATGATGCCACAGCGCGCCGCCGCGCTTTGCTTGATGCCTTGCGGGGACGACGCGCTTTGCTCATTTGGGATAACCTGGAAACGCTGAACACAGAAGAACGCGAGATGATTGCTGAGTTTCTGCGGAAACTGCCCACCCCCAACAAAGCCATCATCACTAGTCGCCGCCGCACTGGGGAAAGCGCCCTCACGATCCGTTTAGATCGTCTTTCGGAAGTAGAGGCTGTGGAGTTAATGTGGGCAAAGGGACGGCTATACCCCCGCCTTGCCCAGGAACTAAAGGCAACCAAGCCAGAAATATTGAGTGCTTTGTATAATGCTGCTGGTGGCAACCCCCTGGCGCTGGATTGGACGCTGGGACAGGTAGCGCACAAAGGCTGTTCCATAAGCGTTGCCCTAGAGCGGTTGCGGAATGCTGCCAACTCTGCGGATCTCTACGGGTTTTTATTTGCTGATGCTGCCCGTGATCTCTCCAAGAATGATCGCACAGTGTTGTCTGCCCTGGCTGTATTCCGGACACCTGCAACAACAGCCGCCCTGGCAGATGCGACGAATTTAGTTGTCAACGAGATCCAAGTTTCTGTAGAACGGTTGGTCACTCTATCTTTGGTGAATGACTTGGATGGAGAACGATTTGGACTGCACCCCCTTACCCGCACCTATGTCCGGGCAGCTTTGGACGGAACAGACACTGTTGGAGTGCAGCCCCTAGCGAGTGGTATCCGGTTTGACTCTGCTGCCCAACGCAAAGTCCTGCGCTACTGGGTGGACTATGCCCAGAAGTATGGGGGCGACGATAAAGATGCCTATCAAACCTATGACAAGTTAGAAGCCGAGTGGCAGAATTTGGAGGGGGTAGCAACAACCCTACGGGAAATGGCAGGCATCCCCAGCGCGCTGAAAGACCGACAAGCTGCCCAGATGCTGATCGATTTGGAAAACGCTTTGTATCAGTTCCTCTGGTTTCGAGGTTACTGGGATGAGCGGGTGCGCTTGGGTGAGTGGCGATATCAGGCAGGGCTAGCGCTAAGTCAATGGAGCGATGCTGGTTGGGGTGCTTATAATGTTGCTTGGATTTACAACTCTCGGGCAGAGACAGAACAAGCAGCAAGTTGGGCAGCCCGGATGGCGGAGGTGATGGAACGAGGTGGCAACCTTCGGAATAAGGCTACTACAATTCAGTTGCAAGGACTTATTGCAAAGCAACGTCAGGACTATGCAGAGGCGGAGCGGCTATATCAAGATGCATTAGCAATTTACCGGGAGTTGGGGGAGGAAAAAGATGAGGCGATCGCCCTCAATGATCTGGGAGGAGTCGCGCAATTGCAGGGACACTATGATCGGGCAGAGTCCTACTACAAGCAAGCATTGGCGATCGCTGAAAAGTTGGGTTTGAAACAAGAGGAAGCTTATATTTCTGGCAACTTGGGACTTCTAGCCCTTAACCGCAACCGCCCTACAGAAGCCCGCCTCTGGTACGAGCGTGAGTTAGATCTGGCGCAGGAGGTGGGGCGGCAAGAGTTGGTGGCTCATGCTCAAGAGGGGCTGGCGCGGGTTCTAGAGGAGGAGGGGCGCTACGCAGAGGCGCTACCCTTCGCACAGGCTGCTTTGGAAATCCGGGAGCGCCTGCGCGATCAGAACTTGGAGTTTTCGCGCGGGTTGGTTGAGCGGTTGCGGGGTAAGATCTAA